One window from the genome of Rufibacter tibetensis encodes:
- a CDS encoding HEAT repeat domain-containing protein: protein MHSYPTTYLFLQAQANVNPKFFYIAIAFTTALILVLVMALLVMLLLKNEANLKHQQLQSQFKDWLVGIILEETDEHHQSFDVPENIRQLLKKRFAKRVLLQELKGLKYSLSGQPGQNLEKVYRQLDLQLLSSKNLRSKKWHLKARGIQEVAAMNHTELIEDITLLTNNKNPGIRMEAQIALVLLQQYKGLHFFENLVYPLTEWHQIKLLQLLANQPIPSEEVITKWLLSSNASVVQFTLKLIGEQHASHFQNEVISCLSHKSEIVRKQAIICLGEIPSAPAASALKFLYAHETDKELQMTILAELIKTGTATDVPFLLELQQTQDADIKLAIDKALSYLQEQVVS, encoded by the coding sequence GTGCACTCCTACCCCACTACTTATTTATTCTTACAAGCCCAGGCAAATGTGAACCCTAAGTTCTTCTACATAGCCATCGCTTTCACTACTGCACTTATTTTAGTGCTGGTGATGGCTTTGCTGGTGATGTTGCTTTTGAAGAATGAAGCGAACTTAAAACACCAGCAGCTTCAATCCCAGTTTAAAGATTGGCTTGTAGGCATTATCCTGGAAGAAACAGACGAGCACCATCAAAGCTTTGACGTTCCGGAGAACATAAGGCAGCTGTTAAAGAAGCGCTTTGCCAAAAGGGTTCTGCTACAAGAGTTGAAAGGGTTGAAGTATAGTCTAAGTGGCCAACCCGGACAGAACTTGGAAAAAGTTTACCGTCAATTAGATCTTCAGCTACTTTCTTCCAAAAATTTGCGCAGCAAAAAATGGCATTTGAAAGCCAGAGGAATTCAGGAAGTAGCTGCCATGAACCATACTGAGTTGATTGAAGATATTACGCTCTTAACCAACAACAAGAACCCAGGGATACGAATGGAGGCCCAAATTGCTTTGGTGTTACTGCAACAATACAAAGGGCTTCATTTCTTTGAAAATCTTGTGTACCCTTTAACAGAGTGGCATCAGATAAAACTGCTCCAACTCCTTGCCAACCAACCCATACCTTCAGAAGAAGTGATTACCAAATGGTTATTGTCTTCTAATGCCAGCGTTGTTCAGTTTACCTTAAAGTTGATTGGGGAACAACACGCCAGCCATTTCCAAAACGAGGTAATTTCTTGTCTGAGCCATAAAAGCGAAATCGTAAGAAAGCAGGCTATCATATGCTTAGGAGAAATACCTTCGGCTCCCGCAGCTTCCGCCCTTAAGTTTCTGTATGCCCATGAAACAGACAAAGAGCTACAAATGACCATTCTGGCGGAGCTCATCAAAACAGGCACCGCTACGGATGTTCCCTTCCTGCTGGAACTGCAGCAGACACAGGATGCAGACATCAAGTTAGCAATAGATAAAGCATTGTCTTACCTCCAAGAACAAGTGGTATCCTAA
- a CDS encoding L-fucose dehydrogenase, producing the protein MDLQLEGKIILVSGGAKGIGKAIVKVLAQEKAIPVIIGRSKEDNEEAVNEVTQGGGKAFAVVAELSNPEECQQAIEAVKREFGRIDGLVNNAGQNDGVGLENGSYEGFLASLHRNLIHYYLLAHHALPELIKSKGAIVNITSKVAETGQGNTSAYAASNGGRNALTREWAVELLKYGIRVNAIAVAESWTPQYESWIQTLPNPEEKLQEITSRIPLGNRMTTPEEIANMVVFLLSEKSSHITGQIIHVDGGYVHLDRSL; encoded by the coding sequence ATGGACTTACAGTTAGAAGGAAAAATCATCTTAGTGTCAGGTGGGGCGAAGGGAATTGGCAAAGCGATTGTCAAGGTGTTGGCGCAGGAAAAAGCCATCCCAGTCATCATTGGGAGGAGCAAGGAAGACAACGAGGAGGCGGTAAACGAGGTAACGCAGGGAGGAGGAAAAGCATTTGCAGTAGTTGCTGAACTCAGTAACCCAGAAGAATGCCAGCAGGCCATTGAAGCAGTGAAAAGAGAATTTGGCCGGATAGATGGCTTGGTGAACAACGCGGGGCAGAACGATGGTGTTGGATTGGAGAACGGCAGTTACGAAGGGTTTCTTGCCTCACTGCACCGCAACCTCATCCATTATTACCTGCTGGCGCACCACGCCCTGCCGGAGCTTATCAAGTCAAAAGGCGCTATTGTGAACATTACCTCCAAGGTGGCCGAAACAGGGCAGGGGAACACCTCGGCCTACGCCGCTTCTAACGGGGGTCGGAATGCCCTTACCCGCGAATGGGCTGTGGAACTGCTTAAGTACGGCATCCGGGTAAACGCCATCGCGGTGGCCGAAAGCTGGACGCCCCAATATGAAAGTTGGATTCAGACCCTGCCTAACCCAGAGGAGAAGCTTCAGGAAATCACCTCCAGAATCCCACTCGGGAACCGCATGACTACGCCAGAAGAGATTGCCAACATGGTGGTTTTTCTGTTGTCTGAAAAATCCAGCCACATCACAGGACAAATTATCCACGTAGATGGTGGGTATGTGCATTTAGACCGATCCCTATAA
- a CDS encoding glycosyltransferase family 2 protein, whose product MASSPYAPSVSILAPAYNEGANIIENVRSLLNIYYNHLELIVINDGSKDNSMEKLISAYQLEPVQITYNQRLSTKKVKAIYKSTNPVYSKLLVIDKENGGKADALNTGINLASNQYLVCIDVDCILEQDALLKLVKPFMDTSDQKVIATGGVVRIANSCLFENGKLVEVNLPKQFLPRVQALEYIRAFLLGRMAWSRLNGLLLISGAFGAFDRKIAIEAGGYDHSTVGEDMELVVRMRRYMADRKIPYKVTFIPDPLCWTEAPASYKILGRQRNRWMRGTIETLKMHRALFFNPKYGLLGLMSYPYWFFFEFLAPVVEFIGLVIFVILALNGMINWPFFLAMTAFILLFGWLFSIFAILMEVATFNQYKKKGEVANLILTALIEPFFFHPFVVWSSIRGIVDFLRKRNSWGEMTRQGFSAPITKLATPIEADKL is encoded by the coding sequence TTGGCCTCCTCTCCTTATGCACCTTCTGTAAGTATCCTGGCACCCGCCTACAATGAAGGAGCTAATATCATAGAAAACGTTAGGTCTCTGCTGAACATCTATTATAATCACCTGGAGTTAATTGTTATTAATGATGGCAGCAAGGATAACTCCATGGAGAAACTCATCTCTGCCTATCAATTAGAACCCGTTCAAATCACGTACAACCAGCGTCTGTCTACCAAAAAAGTAAAGGCCATCTACAAAAGCACCAATCCTGTTTATAGCAAGCTTTTGGTAATTGACAAGGAAAACGGCGGAAAAGCGGATGCCCTTAATACCGGAATAAATTTGGCCAGCAACCAATACTTGGTATGCATTGACGTAGACTGTATCCTGGAACAGGATGCTCTCTTAAAGCTGGTAAAACCTTTCATGGATACTTCTGACCAAAAGGTCATCGCTACTGGCGGCGTTGTCCGGATTGCAAACTCCTGCTTGTTTGAGAATGGCAAATTGGTGGAAGTAAACCTACCTAAACAATTTCTCCCACGGGTTCAGGCGCTGGAATACATACGCGCCTTCCTGCTGGGCAGAATGGCCTGGAGCCGCTTAAATGGACTACTTCTGATTTCAGGCGCCTTTGGAGCTTTTGACCGGAAAATAGCCATTGAGGCGGGAGGCTACGACCATTCCACCGTAGGGGAAGACATGGAACTGGTAGTAAGAATGCGACGGTACATGGCTGACCGGAAAATCCCTTACAAAGTAACCTTCATTCCTGATCCGCTGTGTTGGACCGAAGCGCCAGCCTCCTACAAGATATTAGGTCGGCAGCGTAATCGTTGGATGCGGGGCACTATTGAAACCCTGAAAATGCACCGGGCTCTGTTTTTCAACCCAAAGTATGGTTTGCTAGGGCTTATGAGCTATCCTTACTGGTTCTTCTTTGAATTTCTGGCTCCTGTCGTTGAGTTTATAGGACTTGTGATTTTCGTAATCTTAGCTCTTAATGGAATGATTAACTGGCCTTTTTTCTTGGCCATGACGGCTTTCATCCTCCTCTTTGGGTGGCTATTCTCCATTTTTGCTATTCTAATGGAAGTAGCCACATTCAACCAGTATAAAAAGAAGGGAGAAGTAGCCAACCTTATACTTACCGCGCTTATAGAACCATTCTTCTTCCACCCGTTTGTAGTTTGGTCCTCCATAAGAGGCATTGTTGACTTCCTAAGAAAGAGGAATAGTTGGGGCGAGATGACACGCCAAGGATTCAGTGCTCCAATAACAAAACTAGCTACACCAATAGAAGCAGATAAATTATAA
- a CDS encoding fumarylacetoacetate hydrolase family protein — protein MKLFRFGAPGQEKPGVILNDVQYDVSAFGEDYNEAFFQNNGLTRLENYVRENEGTLTQVPEGVRVGSAIARPSKIVCIGLNYADHAKETGAATPKEPIIFFKATTALCGPNDDVIIPRGAEKLDWEVELGVVIGKKASYVSEEEALDYVAGYVLHNDYSERAFQLERGGQWVKGKSNDTFAPVGPFLATPDELGDINNLRLWLTVNGETMQNGSTSNLIFNIPVLVSYLSQFMTLLPGDLISTGTPAGVGLGMNPPVYLKPGDVVELGIDGLGTSKQSVQAYA, from the coding sequence ATGAAGTTATTCAGATTTGGTGCGCCCGGACAGGAAAAACCAGGCGTGATCCTGAACGATGTTCAATATGATGTATCTGCCTTTGGCGAAGATTACAACGAGGCATTTTTTCAAAACAACGGGTTGACACGGTTGGAGAACTATGTGCGGGAGAATGAAGGAACGCTGACCCAGGTGCCGGAAGGCGTTCGGGTGGGATCGGCCATTGCGCGTCCCTCCAAGATTGTCTGCATTGGCCTGAACTACGCCGATCATGCCAAAGAAACGGGTGCTGCCACTCCCAAAGAACCCATTATTTTCTTTAAAGCCACTACTGCCCTTTGCGGTCCGAACGATGACGTGATAATCCCAAGAGGTGCTGAGAAGCTGGATTGGGAAGTGGAACTGGGCGTGGTGATTGGCAAGAAAGCGAGCTACGTGTCTGAAGAGGAGGCGCTGGATTACGTGGCCGGCTATGTCCTGCACAACGACTACAGCGAGCGTGCTTTCCAGTTGGAGCGAGGCGGCCAATGGGTGAAAGGCAAAAGCAACGACACCTTCGCGCCGGTTGGTCCGTTCCTGGCCACGCCAGACGAACTAGGCGACATAAACAACCTGCGCCTGTGGCTTACCGTGAACGGTGAGACCATGCAAAACGGCTCCACTTCCAACCTCATTTTCAACATTCCGGTGCTGGTTTCTTACCTGAGCCAGTTCATGACCCTGTTGCCAGGAGATCTAATCTCCACGGGCACTCCGGCTGGCGTGGGCTTAGGCATGAACCCACCCGTGTACCTGAAACCCGGTGATGTAGTAGAACTAGGCATTGACGGGTTAGGCACTTCTAAGCAGTCGGTGCAGGCCTATGCCTAA
- a CDS encoding amidohydrolase family protein, with product MPKIDAHQHFWTFDPVRDSWITEEMSAIRRDFLPQDLQPVLERNGFEGCVLVQANEDNDFLLEIAARHNFVKVVVGWVDFLDEQVEEKLAHYQQFEKMKGFRYILQSAQDRALMLRPEFKRGFQKLQKYGYTYDILIYQDQLAYTKEFVAAFPDQPFVIDHLAKPAIKQGDTAEWGRNMKAFAEHQNVFCKLSGLVTEADWKSWKQNDFAFYLDTVVETYGVRRLMYGSDWPVCLVAGIYEEVLGIIQEYFSSFSQAEQALIFGENASRFYTINS from the coding sequence ATGCCTAAAATAGACGCCCACCAGCACTTCTGGACCTTTGACCCCGTGCGGGACAGCTGGATCACGGAGGAGATGTCCGCCATCCGGCGGGATTTCCTGCCCCAGGACCTGCAGCCCGTTTTGGAGCGCAACGGGTTTGAAGGGTGCGTTTTAGTGCAGGCAAACGAAGACAATGACTTCCTGCTAGAGATTGCCGCGCGACATAATTTCGTGAAAGTGGTAGTGGGCTGGGTAGATTTTTTGGACGAGCAGGTGGAAGAGAAGCTGGCCCATTACCAACAATTTGAAAAGATGAAAGGCTTCCGGTACATTCTGCAGAGTGCCCAGGACCGGGCGCTGATGCTTCGGCCGGAGTTTAAGCGAGGTTTCCAGAAGCTACAGAAGTACGGCTACACCTATGACATCTTGATTTATCAGGATCAGTTAGCTTACACCAAAGAGTTTGTGGCGGCCTTTCCAGACCAACCCTTCGTAATAGACCATTTGGCCAAACCAGCCATTAAACAAGGTGACACGGCGGAGTGGGGCAGGAACATGAAAGCTTTTGCAGAGCACCAGAATGTGTTCTGCAAACTCTCCGGCCTAGTCACAGAAGCCGATTGGAAGTCCTGGAAGCAAAATGATTTCGCTTTCTACTTGGACACCGTGGTGGAAACCTACGGGGTGCGGCGGCTCATGTACGGCTCTGACTGGCCGGTCTGCCTGGTTGCCGGAATTTACGAGGAAGTGCTGGGTATCATACAAGAGTATTTCTCTAGTTTCAGCCAAGCCGAGCAGGCGCTGATCTTCGGGGAGAATGCTAGCCGTTTTTACACAATTAACTCCTAA
- a CDS encoding response regulator transcription factor, which yields MKILIAEDEPITLATMQFRLKKDGHEVITANNGQEALDLLKSHTPHLVITDIMMPFASGLEVLTFVKNQATPVPVIVLSAMGQENVVVEAFTLGADDYITKPFSPNELALRVRRFALKAF from the coding sequence ATGAAAATATTGATTGCCGAAGATGAACCTATTACGCTTGCTACCATGCAGTTTCGGCTTAAAAAAGACGGGCATGAAGTCATTACTGCTAATAATGGTCAGGAGGCGCTTGACCTTTTAAAATCGCATACCCCTCATCTGGTAATTACAGATATCATGATGCCTTTTGCCTCAGGCTTAGAGGTGTTAACCTTTGTAAAGAATCAGGCCACCCCTGTGCCAGTAATTGTATTATCTGCCATGGGCCAGGAAAATGTAGTGGTAGAGGCCTTCACCTTAGGGGCAGATGATTACATCACTAAGCCTTTCAGCCCGAATGAGCTTGCCCTAAGGGTAAGACGCTTTGCGCTTAAAGCGTTTTAA
- a CDS encoding SDR family NAD(P)-dependent oxidoreductase, whose translation MFKLTGKTAVITGGGSGIGRAISLVFAQQGAQVHILELHPETAQETVSQIAANGGTAQSHACDVSQQEQVKAVFQAIGKVDILVNNAGIAHVGNLENTSAEDLDRIYQVNVKGAYNCLQAAVASMKAQQSGVILNMASIAAHVGLTDRFAYSMSKGAMYAMTLSVAKDYLPFNIRCNSVSPARVHTPFVDGFIAKNYPGQEEEMFQKLSKTQPIGRMARPEEVAALVLFLCSDEAGFITGCDYPLDGGFIKLNS comes from the coding sequence ATGTTCAAATTAACGGGTAAGACAGCGGTCATCACCGGAGGTGGAAGCGGCATAGGCAGAGCCATTTCTCTGGTTTTTGCCCAGCAAGGGGCTCAGGTGCATATTTTAGAATTGCATCCTGAAACCGCTCAGGAAACCGTTTCCCAGATTGCCGCAAACGGGGGCACCGCCCAGAGTCACGCCTGTGATGTAAGCCAGCAGGAGCAGGTAAAGGCCGTTTTCCAGGCGATTGGTAAGGTAGACATTCTGGTGAATAACGCCGGCATCGCGCACGTAGGCAACCTGGAAAATACCTCAGCAGAAGATCTGGACCGGATTTATCAGGTGAATGTGAAAGGCGCTTACAACTGCCTGCAAGCCGCGGTGGCTTCTATGAAGGCACAACAAAGCGGGGTCATCCTGAACATGGCTTCCATTGCGGCACACGTAGGGTTGACCGACCGGTTCGCCTATTCTATGAGCAAGGGAGCCATGTACGCCATGACCTTGTCTGTGGCCAAAGATTACCTGCCATTCAACATTCGGTGCAACAGCGTTTCACCTGCCCGGGTCCACACACCGTTCGTAGATGGCTTCATCGCCAAAAATTACCCAGGGCAGGAAGAAGAAATGTTCCAGAAGCTATCCAAAACCCAGCCCATCGGCCGCATGGCCAGGCCTGAGGAAGTAGCCGCTTTGGTCTTGTTCCTGTGCTCAGACGAGGCCGGCTTCATTACCGGCTGCGATTACCCCTTGGACGGCGGCTTCATCAAGCTGAACAGTTAA
- a CDS encoding YaiO family outer membrane beta-barrel protein, which translates to MSVSSYSIPVSAESDIMSKALRFVFLSFALFFILLPKSPAQSLSPDKYFEQARKVAFEQKDYPAAIHLCRQALKQSPEYIDISIFLGRLYYWNKQTDSSLVVLKAALQKKPEYEDATLALADVSFFEKNYSQALAYSSQGLKYNSKSNELSVRKVRSLAALSRSKEAYVLADSLLQVNSGSDQLRSLVGQLREFSFVNKLGMSYDYTYFDRQFSSPWHLATLDYSRQTKHGTFTGRVSYSQRYGNNGVQVEAEAYPRISKTFYAYVNVGGSPDLPVFPKSRAGFSLYANLPKAWEAEGGIRYLNFGSSTFIYTASIGKYLHNLWFNARTYVSPGSNAITQSYSFTTRYYLKGAEDYISISLGRGVSPDDRMQANRLNSSYRLETYRMGAGYRYAWNQRHIFSLAATYEKGEYMPETKGSQWNGSVGYQLRF; encoded by the coding sequence ATGTCTGTTTCTTCTTATTCCATTCCTGTTAGTGCTGAATCTGACATCATGTCAAAAGCACTTCGTTTCGTCTTTTTGAGTTTTGCACTTTTTTTTATTTTGCTGCCAAAAAGCCCAGCCCAATCTTTGTCTCCAGACAAGTATTTTGAACAGGCCCGTAAGGTTGCTTTCGAGCAAAAAGACTACCCAGCCGCCATTCATCTGTGCAGGCAAGCCCTAAAGCAGAGCCCTGAGTATATAGACATCAGCATCTTTCTAGGACGGTTGTATTACTGGAATAAGCAAACAGATTCATCTTTAGTGGTGTTAAAAGCTGCTTTGCAAAAGAAGCCGGAGTATGAAGATGCCACCCTTGCCTTAGCCGATGTCAGTTTCTTTGAGAAAAACTACTCCCAAGCCCTAGCCTATAGTTCACAAGGATTAAAATACAATTCTAAATCCAATGAATTGAGTGTCAGAAAAGTTAGAAGTCTGGCGGCCCTCTCAAGGAGTAAGGAAGCATACGTCCTTGCCGATAGTCTGCTTCAGGTTAATTCCGGCAGTGACCAGTTGCGTTCTTTGGTTGGACAGTTAAGAGAGTTCAGTTTTGTGAATAAGCTTGGTATGTCATATGATTACACCTATTTTGATAGGCAGTTTTCCAGTCCCTGGCACCTAGCAACTCTAGATTATAGCCGGCAAACAAAGCATGGCACCTTTACAGGCCGCGTAAGTTATTCGCAAAGATATGGCAACAATGGGGTGCAAGTGGAAGCAGAAGCTTATCCGCGTATCTCTAAGACCTTCTATGCCTATGTGAATGTGGGGGGATCTCCTGATTTGCCAGTTTTTCCAAAAAGTAGGGCTGGTTTCTCTCTCTATGCCAACTTGCCTAAAGCTTGGGAAGCGGAGGGGGGCATTCGCTATCTGAATTTTGGTAGTAGTACTTTTATATACACGGCTTCCATTGGGAAATACTTACATAACTTGTGGTTCAACGCCAGAACGTATGTGTCTCCGGGAAGCAATGCTATTACCCAATCCTACTCCTTTACTACCCGATATTACCTGAAAGGGGCTGAGGATTATATTTCTATTTCCTTAGGGAGAGGCGTTTCCCCTGACGACCGCATGCAAGCCAATCGGTTGAATAGCTCCTACCGGCTAGAAACTTACCGTATGGGGGCAGGTTACCGTTATGCTTGGAACCAGCGGCACATTTTCTCACTTGCGGCTACTTATGAGAAAGGGGAATATATGCCTGAAACAAAAGGAAGCCAATGGAATGGGTCAGTCGGGTATCAACTTAGGTTCTAA